A genome region from Hevea brasiliensis isolate MT/VB/25A 57/8 chromosome 9, ASM3005281v1, whole genome shotgun sequence includes the following:
- the LOC110643995 gene encoding two-component response regulator ARR5: MARNSVVSRRWRSEKMDGFDLSPPDEQVHVLAVDDSLVDRKVIERLLKISCCKVTAVDSGIRALQFLGLDEEKSSSVGFDGLKVDLIITDYCMPGMTGYELLKKIKESSTFREIPVVIMSSENVMARIDRCLEEGAEDFIVKPVKLSDVKRLRDYMTAREFRVKNQQVGNNNNNNKRKLRESCDLSSSPPSISFSSSLLSPWPSPPSSLSSPTSPSPCLSPSPSSSSSPSPPILSYSAPCSPTTLDSPTRRLKMSSSD, encoded by the exons ATGGCTAGAAACAGCGTCGTTTCCCGGCGATGGAGGTCCGAGAAGATGGATGGCTTTGATCTCTCACCTCCTGATGAACAAGTGCACGTTTTGGCAGTGGATGATAGTCTTGTTGACCGCAAAGTCATTGAACGTTTGCTCAAAATCTCATGTTGTAAAG TGACTGCAGTGGATAGTGGAATTCGAGCTCTGCAATTCCTGGGATTAGATGAAGAGAAGAGCTCCTCTGTTGGTTTCGAT GGCTTGAAGGTGGATCTGATTATCACAGACTACTGCATGCCTGGAATGACTGGTTACGAGTTGCTCAAGAAAATCAAG GAATCGTCCACTTTCAGAGAAATTCCGGTAGTGATTATGTCATCGGAGAACGTCATGGCTCGAATCGACcg GTGTTTGGAGGAAGGAGCAGAGGACTTTATAGTGAAACCGGTGAAATTATCAGACGTGAAACGATTAAGAGATTACATGACAGCCAGAGAGTTCAGAGTGAAAAACCAACAAGTCggaaacaacaacaacaataataagagGAAGTTAAGAGAGAGTTGTGATCTCTCTTCATCGCCACCGTCCATCTCATTTTCATCATCATTATTATCACCATGGCCATCCCCGCCATCATCTCTATCTTCTCCAACGTCTCCATCGCCGTGTCTATCACCGTCACCGTCGTCATCATCATCACCATCACCGCCGATATTGTCATATTCGGCGCCTTGTTCTCCCACTACGTTAGATTCTCCTACCAGACGGCTGAAAATGAGCAGCTCCGATTAG
- the LOC110643994 gene encoding formin-like protein 8, giving the protein MNMSLPCFFLHLLFVFFISSLVSFSSSQSNSQNFETFYPFPVQFPSPAPSPTNPNSSFLSPGKVPSPQPSAPPPQISTPLLEPKASHTAVAKAVAVTAVSTFVIAALLFFFIQRYAVAQSRTKRIDTISGEGHPPPPVLNDDHFSQVDGSLKDVIVDENGLDVLYWRKLEEESKNGNSQQEEEDDDDDDETVQANSEPIQEIPLLRGKSSVLQNNKAVPEIGSPDRIMAPYINPQSEMTMRAIEKSNLTSQTSNLSHLPPPPSAGPPLPTPPPPPPFSTKENKTPPPPPPPKAVVLATSSKLPPVAKGMASKDKPGKSSAGEGREGNGNGQVKLKPLHWDKVNKNTDHSMVWDKIGGGSFRFDDDLMEALFGYVATNRRSPKKGDTSDLKNQNGSPPAQIAILDVRKSQNIAIVLKSLGISREKILDGLTDGQGLNGETLEKLMRIAPTKDEESQILEFDGDPSRLADAEFFLYHLLKAVPSAFTRLNAMLFRLNYDSEILQFKDSLQTLELGCNELRNRGLFIKLLEAILKAGNRMNAGTLRGNAQAFNLTSLRKLSDVKSSDGKTTLLHFIVEEVVRSEGKRCVINRNRSLNRSLSRSSSNSSINSQSREDREKEYIMLGLPMVGGLSSEFSNAKKAAQIDYESFAGTCSAVTARIAEVRLIALQCAANGEGAFAREMKGFTEAAEEELTVLKDKQMRIMELVKRTTEYYQTGASKNKEAHPLQLFLIINEFLNMVDQVCIEIARNLQKRKRSSSGSPAASPMPVRFPNLSEHFLKEKSTSTSSESYADF; this is encoded by the exons ATGAACATGAGCCTCCCATGCTTCTTTCTCcaccttctttttgttttcttcatttcttctcttgtttctttctcttcttctcaaTCCAATTCTCAGAATTTTGAAACTTTCTATCCTTTTCCAGTTCAATTTCCTTCTCCTGCACCTTCACCTACCAATCCCAACTCTTCCTTTTTGTCTCCTGGAAAAGTACCGTCTCCACAACCATCGGCACCACCACCGCAAATTTCAACGCCTCTGCTTGAACCCAAGGCCTCGCATACAGCCGTTGCCAAGGCAGTAGCTGTTACTGCGGTGAGCACTTTTGTCATCGCCgccttgcttttctttttcattcaGAGGTATGCTGTTGCACAGAGCAGAACAAAGAGAATAGATACTATTTCTGGTGAAGGCCACCCTCCGCCTCCTGTGCTTAATGATGATCATTTTTCGCAAGTTGATGGTAGTCTTAAGGATGTGATTGTTGATGAGAATGGATTGGATGTGCTTTATTGGAGAAAACTTGAAGAGGAAAGCAAGAATGGAAATTctcagcaagaagaagaagatgacgacGATGATGATGAGACGGTTCAAGCAAACTCTGAGCCCATACAAGAAATTCCTTTGCTTCGGGGGAAGTCATCCGTTTTACAGAATAATAAAGCTGTACCAGAAATTGGTAGTCCTGACAGAATTATGGCTCCCTACATTAATCCTCAATCTGAGATGACCATGAGGGCCATTGAAAAATCGAATTTAACAAGTCAGACATCAAATCTTTCTCATCTCCCTCCACCACCATCAGCAGGGCCACCTTTGCCTACGCCACCTCCGCCTCCTCCATTCtcaacaaaggaaaataaaacacCACCGCCACCTCCGCCACCTAAGGCAGTTGTTCTGGCTACGTCTTCAAAATTACCCCCAGTGGCTAAAGGGATGGCAAGCAAGGATAAACCAGGGAAGTCTTCAGCTGGAGAAGGCAGGGAAGGAAACGGGAATGGCCAGGTAAAACTGAAGCCATTGCATTGGGATAAAGTCAACAAGAATACTGATCATTCCATGGTGTGGGACAAAATTGGTGGAGGCTCTTTTAG GTTCGATGATGATCTCATGGAAGCCCTGTTTGGATACGTTGCAACCAATCGAAGATCCCCCAAGAAAGGGGACACAAGCGATTTAAAGAATCAGAATGGCAGCCCACCAGCGCAAATTGCCATTCTTGATGTCAGGAAATCCCAGAACATAGCAATTGTGCTTAAATCTCTGGGCATTTCACGGGAAAAAATCCTTGATGGGTTAACTGACGGACAAGGATTGAATGGAGAGACTCTTGAAAAGCTTATGAGAATTGCCCCAACCAAAGATGAAGAATCTCAAATTCTTGAATTCGATGGAGACCCCAGTAGACTTGCAGATGCTGAGTTTTTCCTTTACCATCTCTTGAAAGCTGTTCCTTCGGCTTTTACTCGCCTAAATGCAATGCTTTTcagattaaattatgattcagagATTCTCCAGTTCAAGGATTCTTTGCAAACACTTGAACTGGGCTGCAACGAACTTCGAAATAGAGGACTTTTCATTAAACTTTTAGAAGCAATCCTGAAGGCTGGTAATCGCATGAATGCAGGGACTTTAAGAGGAAATGCACAAGCATTCAATTTAACTTCTCTTCGAAAGTTATCCGATGTAAAAAGCTCCGATGGAAAAACAACTCTACTTCACTTTATTGTTGAGGAGGTTGTGCGATCAGAGGGAAAACGCTGTGTAATCAACCGCAATCGAAGCTTGAACCGAAGTTTGAGTAGAAGCAGCAGCAATAGCAGCATAAATTCACAGTCCAGGGAGGATAGAGAAAAGGAATATATAATGCTGGGATTGCCAATGGTAGGTGGTCTCAGTTCTGAATTCTCTAATGCAAAGAAAGCAGCCCAAATAGATTATGAATCCTTCGCAGGCACTTGCTCAGCCGTCACTGCTCGCATAGCAGAAGTTAGGCTAATCGCTTTGCAATGTGCTGCTAATGGGGAAGGAGCATTTGCAAGAGAGATGAAAGGTTTTACTGAAGCAGCAGAGGAAGAACTAACGGTTTTGAAAGATAAGCAAATGAGGATAATGGAGCTTGTAAAGAGAACAACAGAATATTATCAAACAGGAGCTTCCAAGAACAAAGAAGCACACCCACTTCAACTATTTCTCATAATTAATGAGTTTCTAAACATGGTTGATCAAGTCTGCATCGAAATTGCTCGAAATCTACAAAAACGGAAAAGATCCTCTTCAGGTTCGCCAGCAGCATCACCAATGCCAGTGAGGTTCCCAAACTTGTCTGAACATTTCTTGAAGGAAAAATCCACTAGCACTTCAAGTGAATCATATGCTGATTTTTGa